CATTGCTGACGACATTGGTTCCAAGTACGTGCCCCCCCACGTCAACATTTTCTATTGCCTGGGGGGCATCACGTTGGTGTGCTTCCTGATCCAGTTCGCAACTGGGTTCGCGATGACCTTCTATTACAAGCCCACCGTTGCTGAGGCTTACAAGTCGGTCGAGTACCTGATGACCGACGTCAGCTTTGGCTGGTTGATTCGTTCCGTGCATCGCTGGAGCGCATCAATGATGGTGCTGATGCTCATCCTCCACGTGTTCCGCGTGTACCTCACCGGTGGCTTTAAGCGTCCCCGTGAGCTCACCTGGGTCACTGGCGTGACCATGGCTGTAATCACGGTGTCCTTCGGTGTGACCGGTTACTCCCTGCCTTGGGATCAGGTTGGCTACTGGGCCGTGAAAATCGTTTCCGGCGTGCCTGCGGCAATCCCTGTAGTTGGCGATTTCATGGTCGAACTGCTTCGCGGTGGCGAAAGCGTTGGCCAGGCCACCCTCACGCGCTTCTATAGCCTGCACACCTTCGTGATGCCTTGGCTTTTGGCGGTGTTCATGCTCATGCACTTCCTGATGATCCGGAAGCAGGGCATTTCTGGTCCCTTGTGATCTGCGTTCCTACTGTTTCCTCAACACCTGGACTAACTG
The Synechococcus sp. MU1617 genome window above contains:
- the petB gene encoding cytochrome b6 yields the protein MANSSPVYDWFQERLEIQDIADDIGSKYVPPHVNIFYCLGGITLVCFLIQFATGFAMTFYYKPTVAEAYKSVEYLMTDVSFGWLIRSVHRWSASMMVLMLILHVFRVYLTGGFKRPRELTWVTGVTMAVITVSFGVTGYSLPWDQVGYWAVKIVSGVPAAIPVVGDFMVELLRGGESVGQATLTRFYSLHTFVMPWLLAVFMLMHFLMIRKQGISGPL